Proteins found in one Hoplias malabaricus isolate fHopMal1 chromosome 17, fHopMal1.hap1, whole genome shotgun sequence genomic segment:
- the LOC136674160 gene encoding eotaxin-like has translation MRNLCVLALVLLCSLQLISSFPLAMDFIRPCCSNLTKIRIPLKHIISYWSTSSSCANRAIVFQTVRNGKKNLICVDPSAPWVDHHIKKLNK, from the exons ATGAGGAACCTGTGTGTTCTGGCGCTGGTTCTGCTCTGCTCTCTCCAGCTGATTTCTAGCT TTCCTTTAGCCATGGATTTCATCAGACCCTGCTGCAGTAACCTGACTAAAATAAGGATCCCTTTAAAACATATAATATCCTACTGGAGCACAAGTAGTAGCTGTGCGAACAGAGCCATTGT CTTTCAAACTGTTAGAAATGGCAAGAAAAATCTGATCTGTGTGGATCCTTCAGCTCCTTGGGTTGATCATCACATCAAAAAACTGAACAAGTGA